Proteins from a genomic interval of Coccinella septempunctata chromosome 2, icCocSept1.1, whole genome shotgun sequence:
- the LOC123307263 gene encoding deoxycytidylate deaminase-like: protein MSSGQFDNERSPDDNFMKLAVVESRKSEDPVTKVGACIVKENKKIVGRGYNTMPNGCDFPWHKKQPNEVDNKKYYVCHAELNAVLSAETIADLKDCTIYVTLFPCNECAKIIIQVGIKEVVYLSDKYKYKNHTIASRRMLDAAGVKYRQHLL from the exons ATGAGTTCTGGCCAGTTCGA TAATGAAAGGTCCCCAGATGACAATTTCATGAAGCTAGCTGTTGTAGAATCCAGAAAGAGCGAAGACCCGGTCACAAAAGTGGGCGCTTGTATTGttaaggaaaataaaaaaattgttggtAGAGGTTACAATACAATGCCCAATGGATGTGATTTTCCGTGGCATAAAAAACAGCCAAATGAAGTggataacaaaaaatattacg TATGCCATGCAGAATTGAACGCAGTGCTAAGTGCTGAAACTATTGCAGATCTCAAGGATTGCACTATCTACGTAACTCTGTTTCCATGCAATGAATGTGcgaaaataataattcaagTGGGCATCAAAGAAGTCGTTTATTTGTCAGACAAGTATAAGTACAAAAATCATACTATAGCTTCAAGAAGAATGTTGGACGCTGCAGGAGTCAAATATCGCCAACacttgttataa